The following are from one region of the Coccinella septempunctata chromosome 7, icCocSept1.1, whole genome shotgun sequence genome:
- the LOC123317359 gene encoding uncharacterized protein LOC123317359 has product MEKYLNLIFLLSCSTVLANPVQLRDVAPVKECTKAGMMCESCSTSVMCVKIGNEFQKVNRMTCATGSSCLGGTCTKEVNPPCDYATVDFPCQYQGAYPHPGDWSKFVYCIPDATGVFTAYSVNCEPGTGYNAKTTYCSRNLTTISPTVFPIARCLSPSTTPLAHPDNPSIYYICSQTTGTDKLYPIQFTCPSGGTFANGECSIVLSDESKKTLI; this is encoded by the exons atggaaaaatatttgaatttaatttttttg ttgtcaTGCTCAACTGTTCTCGCAAATCCAGTGCAACTCAGGGATGTTGCACCGGTCAAAGAGTGCACAAAAGCTGGCATGATGTGCGAAAGTTGTTCTACTAGCGTAATGTGCGTGAAAATTGGTAACGAATTTCAGAAAGTTAATAGAATGACGTGCGCCACTGGAAGCTCTTGTTTGGGAGGTACATGTACCAAAGAAGTCAACCCTCCCTGTGATTATGCCACTGTTGACTTTCCCTGTCAATACCAGG gagCATACCCCCACCCTGGGGATTGGTCTAAATTCGTGTACTGCATCCCAGACGCCACTGGAGTATTCACTGCCTACTCAGTAAACTGCGAGCCAGGTACAGGATACAACGCTAAAACAACGTACTGTAGTAGAAATCTGACAACCATCAGTCCCACAGTTTTTCCCATAGCAAGATGCCTGAGTCCAAGCACCACTCCTTTAGCTCATCCCGATAATCCTTCCATTTATTACATCTGCAGTCAGACCACTGGCACTGATAAGCTCTACCCCATCCAATTCACTTGTCCAAGTGGTGGTACCTTTGCAAATGGAGAATGTTCTATCGTTTTGAGCGATGAAAGTAAAAAAACATTGATATGA
- the LOC123317358 gene encoding cationic amino acid transporter 4 produces the protein MPSSRRKILKHVMSNIWTRMHRTKQIPSDIMETPLNRCLNTFDITLLGIGHMVGAGIYVLTGTVARDIAGPGIIFSFLLAGLACILSALCYAEFGTRIPKAGSAYIYTYISIGEFCAFVIGWNILLEHMIGAASVARAWSGYVDSLFDGIISNTTIAFTGELHEALFGRYPDVLACLVCLTYASLLGIGVKGSAIVNSILTMVNLCVMGIVITVGFYYADWDNWTEVRGGFLPYKLEGVIAGAATCFYAFVGFDSIATSGEEAKNPSFSIPVATIISMGIVTLGYVLVAAALTLLIPYHDINPEAALPEAFAHVGMHWVKYVVSLGALCGMTTTLFGSLFSLPRCIYSMAQDGLLFGFLGNVNDKTQVPLANLVISGVLTSLIALMFDLEKLVEFMSIGTLLAYTIVSASVIILRYRPNYEASKRIVSSPNSEGSMSSELTSPSSEIVNLAGTLRVQYSWLAPVLGRCKAGSAVCMSTLVFILFSTALCIMLHVSNYDLEYGTWWSIGSICFFIFVMASCLVVIIAHHQNDSANLKFKVPMVPLMPALSILCNIEFMIHLNILTWLRFFVWMVLGMLIYFLYGIHHSKMEDLSTSYSVLMTSSEAVKEKWGSTTRTNLKQTLFKRKASGDRRAIIDDEDSD, from the exons ATGCCTAGTTCAAGAAGAAAGATACTCAAACACGTTATGTCCAACATTTGGACCAGAATGCACAGAACAAAGCAAATTCCTAGCGACATCATGGAAACTCCACTGAATCGTTGTTTGAATACTTTCGATATTACTTTGttag GCATCGGACACATGGTAGGGGCTGGAATATACGTTTTGACAGGGACAGTGGCAAGGGATATAGCTGGACCTggcataatattttcatttttgctaGCAGGCTTGGCCTGTATATTATCAGCATTATGCTATGCAGAATTCGGAACAAGAATACCTAAGGCTGGATCTGCTTACATCTACACCTACATCAGCATTGGCGAGTTCTGCGCATTCGTTATTGGTTGGAATATCTTACTAGAACACATGATAG GGGCGGCATCTGTGGCAAGGGCATGGAGTGGCTATGTGGATTCACTTTTCGATGGCATCATCAGCAACACAACAATTGCATTTACAGGAGAATTACATGAAGCCCTTTTTGGGCGTTATCCTGATGTACTCGCCTGCTTGGTATGCCTCACATACGCCTCGCTTCTAGGCATCGGAGTCAAGGGATCCGCCATAGTCAACAGTATCTTAACAATGGTCAACTTATGCGTTATGGGTATCGTAATAACCGTCGGATTTTACTACGCCGACTGGGACAATTGGACAGAAGTGAGAGGAGGATTTCTACCGTATAAACTTGAAGGTGTAATTGCTGGGGCTGCCACCTGCTTCTATGCTTTCGTAGGATTCGATAGCATCGCTACTTCTGGGGAGGAAGCTAAGAATCCCAGTTTTTCCATTCCTGTAGCTACAATAATATCTATGGGGATTGTTACCTTGGGTTATGTACTAGTAGCTGCTGCCTTAACTCTTCTGATACCGTACCACGATATAAACCCTGAGGCAGCTCTACCTGAAGCCTTCGCACACGTTGGTATGCACTGGGTGAAATATGTGGTGTCCCTAGGGGCCCTTTGTGGTATGACGACAACTCTATTTGGGTCCCTATTCTCTCTTCCAAGATGTATATATTCCATGGCACAAGACGGCCTTCTATTCGGTTTTCTAGGGAATGTTAACGATAAGACCCAAGTACCATTGGCTAATCTAGTAATATCAGGAGTTCTCACCTCCCTTATAGCCTTGATGTTCGATCTGGAGAAACTGGTAGAATTCATGTCGATTGGTACACTTCTAGCCTACACTATAGTGAGTGCCTCAGTCATCATACTGAGGTATAGGCCTAATTACGAAGCTAGCAAAAGAATCGTCTCATCTCCCAATTCCGAAGGCTCGATGTCTTCAGAATTAACCAGCCCCAGTAGTGAAATTGTGAATTTAGCTGGTACTTTGCGGGTGCAATATAGCTGGTTAGCTCCAGTCCTGGGCAGATGCAAGGCGGGATCTGCAGTATGCATGTCAACTTTAGTGTTCATACTCTTCAGTACAGCTTTATGCATTATGCTCCACGTTTCCAATTATGATCTGGAGTATGGAACGTGGTGGTCAATTGGTTCGATTTGTTTCTTCATATTCGTCATGGCATCGT GCCTGGTTGTGATTATCGCACATCATCAAAACGATTCAGCCAACTTGAAATTCAAAGTTCCGATGGTACCCTTGATGCCTGCTCTGAGTATATTATGCAATATCGAATTCATGATCCATTTGAATATTCTGACCTGGCTAAGATTCTTCGTATGGATGGTATTAG gaaTGCTCATTTACTTCCTTTACGGCATTCATCATAGTAAAATGGAAGATTTGAGCACCTCCTACTCTGTACTGATGACTTCATCGGAAGCAGTGAAAGAAAAATGGGGATCCACCACTAGGACGAACTTAAAACAAACTTTGTTCAAGAGGAAAGCTTCAGGTGACCGCAGGGCAATCATAGATGACGAAGATAGTGACTGA
- the LOC123316572 gene encoding 26S proteasome non-ATPase regulatory subunit 14 — MDRLLRLGGGMPGLSQAAPPSDAPVVDTAEQVYISSLALLKMLKHGRAGVPMEVMGLMLGEFVDDYTVRVIDVFAMPQTGTGVSVEAVDPVFQAKMLDMLRQTGRPEMVVGWYHSHPGFGCWLSGVDINTQQSFEALSERAVAVVVDPIQSVKGKVVIDAFRLINPNMMVLGQEPRQTTSNLGHLQKPSVQALIHGLNRHYYSISINYRKNELEQKMLLNLHKKSWMDGLTLADYSENCSVNEKTVSEMLELAKNYNRALEDEEKMTPEQLAIKNVGKQDPKRHLEEKVDVLMTNNIVQCLGSMLDTVVFN, encoded by the exons ATGGATAGACTTCTCAGACTTGGTGGTGGCATGCCAGGATTGTCTCAAGCAGCTCCTCCGTCAGATGCCCCAGTAGTAGATACTGCAGAACAAGTCTATATTTCATCATTGGCCCTTCTTAAGATGTTGAAGCATGGAAGGGCTGGAGTACCAATGGAAGTTATGGGGTTAATGTTGG GTGAATTTGTTGATGATTACACTGTGAGAGTAATTGATGTATTCGCCATGCCTCAAACTGGTACCGGTGTCAGTGTTGAAGCAGTAGATCCTGTTTTCCAAGCCAAAATGTTGGATATGCTTCGACAAACAGGCAGACCTGAAATGGTAGTTGGATGGTATCATTCTCACCCTGGTTTTGGTTGTTGGCTCTCTGGTGTAGATATTAACACTCAACAATCATTTGAAGCTTTGTCTGAACGTGCTGTTGCAGTTGTTGTTGACCCTATCCAATCCGTCAAAGGCAAGGTTGTCATTGATGCGTTCAG GTTAATCAATCCAAATATGATGGTATTAGGGCAAGAACCACGACAGACAACTTCTAACTTAGGGCATCTACAAAAACCTTCAGTTCAAGCCCTCATTCATGGTTTGAACCGCCATTATTACTCAATCAGTATAAACTATAGGAAAAATGAGTTAGAACAGAAAATGCTGCTCAATTTACACAAAAAATCGTGGATGGATGGGCTCACGCTTGCAgattattctgaaaattgtAGTGTAAACGAGAAAACCGTATCGGAAATGTTGGAACTGGCCAAAAATTACAATAGAGCTCTTGAAGACGAAGAAAAAATGACACCGGAGCAGTTAGCCATCAAAAATGTGGGAAAACAAGATCCTAAGAGACAtttagaagaaaaagttgatgTTCTCATGACAAATAATATTGTGCAGTGCTTAGGTTCTATGTTGGATACTGTGGTATTCAACTGA